One window from the genome of Verrucomicrobiia bacterium encodes:
- a CDS encoding DUF1080 domain-containing protein, whose amino-acid sequence MADVLRCFSAALLLLAALVITGCQSAPKSAWQPLFPEDGPPVGWTVRAWDDVANPGPTHSFWIVEAGVLTSRGERGCWLLWERELGDFDLEFEFRLGPLGNSGLALRAPMRGDPAFDGLELQMADFRYNTEARDSELTGGIYRAVAPVRQVYLPEAWNRYEVSLDGSRLRARLNGVLIQDVDLSVHTATVKRHNGQDAPALKDRPRAGHIGFQELSRGDGHVMIRNARIRIRDTDTGTGIGSIR is encoded by the coding sequence ATGGCTGACGTGCTCCGATGCTTCTCTGCCGCCCTGCTGTTGCTGGCGGCCCTGGTCATCACCGGGTGTCAGTCGGCCCCGAAGTCCGCCTGGCAGCCGCTTTTTCCGGAGGACGGGCCCCCTGTCGGTTGGACCGTTCGGGCCTGGGACGATGTGGCCAATCCAGGGCCGACCCATTCGTTTTGGATCGTGGAGGCCGGGGTCCTCACGAGCCGGGGGGAACGCGGATGCTGGCTGCTCTGGGAACGCGAACTCGGCGACTTCGACCTGGAATTCGAATTTCGATTGGGGCCGCTCGGAAACAGCGGCCTCGCCTTGCGTGCCCCGATGCGGGGTGACCCTGCCTTCGATGGCCTAGAACTGCAGATGGCGGACTTCCGCTACAACACCGAGGCGCGTGACTCGGAATTGACCGGTGGCATTTACCGGGCCGTCGCCCCGGTCCGGCAGGTGTACCTCCCCGAGGCGTGGAACCGGTATGAGGTGTCCCTTGATGGATCGCGCCTGCGGGCGCGATTGAATGGCGTCCTGATTCAGGACGTGGACCTGTCCGTCCACACCGCGACCGTGAAACGGCACAACGGACAGGACGCCCCGGCGCTGAAGGACCGGCCGCGGGCGGGGCACATCGGCTTCCAGGAATTGAGCCGGGGTGACGGTCACGTGATGATCCGGAACGCGCGGATTCGGATTCGCGACACCGATACCGGCACCGGCATCGGCTCCATCCGTTGA